The following is a genomic window from Mustela erminea isolate mMusErm1 chromosome 2, mMusErm1.Pri, whole genome shotgun sequence.
tttatttagaaggagagtgagcaggcaggagggagggatagacagagagggagaagtagactccccgctgagtgggggaacacccacccccacccagaagaagcaggactccatcccagaacaaaTGGTGGTCTTGAGCAACTTGAGCGGacttgagtggaaatcaagagtgcAACACTCagtctactgagccacccaggtgcccccaccacagtcatttttttaaaagtcctgcaCTCCAACCATAACTCCTATATGAAGTGCAATATCATTTGCCAAATCTGTTTGCAGTGAGCTGCTGCCAGCCTGCCTCAGCCTCTCTCCATATTGTCCCAAGTACTCAAGCAGAGGTCTGTCTTCCtatgttttgccttttctaaggTCATCCTGTTCCTGAAATGTGGGATCATCCTGGAATTGCTGCTGCCTTTGCAACAGCTTATCGAAAGCAAACAAGCTTGGGAGAATTGAGCAAGAACTTCTGGGACACCCAGGGCAAAGATAATGATTAATCAAACCTCCTTGCAAATTTAAATAGGCTAGGCACTAGGAGTGGAGgtagtctttctctctttgagcTGGAGTTCTCAAGAGCCAGCTCCAGCCTTCGAAAAGATGTTTTCTGTGAAGATCTTTTGCCTGGTCCTGAGTGTGGTGGGCACGGTCTGGGTATGGttgcctttattttctcttcttgctttatCTCTAGTGTTGAGTGAATCTTATCTATGTCCTCACACACTGTGAGGTTTATAAGCTTCAGGCCCTGGAGGCAAGTTCCTAGATGAGCCTGATACCGCACAAGTAAGAGGGATGCTTAGCTGGACAAAAGTATAGAAATTCACAGGGAAAGCTTAGGCATCTGTGTTTCAGCCTTAGAACATTATTTGTTTTGCAGGAAGAAATCTCTGCCATCTTTGTTCCTATAAAGCCTCAGCATAGTTCATGCTAGTTAACGGAACAAAACATTCTTTtgctaagaattttaaaaatttcattattaatttattgCTAGTTGTCCATAATACGCAGAACAGTGGCTTAATAGTTTTTCTGGAtggttgtttgtgtgtgtgtgtgtgtgtgtgtgtgtgtgtgtgtgtgtgtgttttgaagaaaagcaaattagctgtctttaaaacaaacagcataggatattttattacatattatatagtCAGGAGAGATTAATCGAGAAGGCAATATTCTTTTGGgaagtaatctttttttaaagattttatttatttatttgagagagagagtatgagaggggagatcagagggagaagcagactccccacgagaTGAAGCTGGGAGCCTAATGAGGGACTGGATtctaggactccgggatcatgacctgagctgggggagttgcttaactaactgagccacccaggcaaccaggaagtaatcttttaaaataattactaagtATTGCAACAGTTTCTAAAGTCTGACTCCAGAGGCCTGTGGAAAGGAGACGGACTTCATTTAACAGGTCTTTGAAACACTAAGATCttataaaacaagacaaatatgTTTAAGAAACTCAGTTACTTTCAGGCTGAATTATtattccaatttctttctttcccttcaccaCTCGTAAGCCCTACTACcagagcaaaaaaacaaaacaaaacaaaacaaaaaaactaaatagggtttctaacttaattttcttctttagaataaactaataagtaaaaaaaagttctgtggaAAATAAGACTAACGTTATTTGCTAACGTGATCTTTTGGATAATGCGTaagttttcagtaaatatttagcttttatctgtttttattgttgtgccattttattctgaaatatgttagaattcataattttatttcttaaagaaataattgtacttgttcttttaaataaactgcCCTTGATTGCTTGAATAATAACTGCCCTTGAAGATTGTTATTATCATtagggtactttttaaaaaaagagacagcaAATATTAGCTAATTATAAGAATAAACTATCCAGggaagcacctggatggctcagtccgtaaAGCACAcgactcctgatctcaaggttgtgagtttgagccccatactgggcacagagattacctaaaaaaataataataataaactatctGAGATTAAAATAGTCATAGCAAAATCTCTGTAAGTTAgtagtacaaaataaaaatagctaaaactTAAAACCCATCTTGATTTATTAGGATACAAAGTCTTGTTGGGAGACtattttttatgttctatttCACTTCCTAGGTcacaatagaaatttttaaaataatctgtatttctaaTCAGAAGGTGTTCAAAAAAGGTTGTCAGTCATGGATCATTATTTTTGCTATCTACTCTTTTGCATTGTAAATAAGAGGACATTATTATGTGAGTGAGTAACCTCAAAAACATTTCCCAGTCTGATCGGGCCATATTTGTGCCCTTGATGTACTTGCTCAAATTATGGACCCATCAGATCAAATTAGAAACTTTAAGGAGGGAGAAATTAAGCTAACACAGTATAGGTTTTTTCCTactaaaacagaaattataagaGAAAGAACTCTGACTTTTGTAATTACCTTTCTGTCTCCAGACATtactgaaaatgaaaaggtaaattttaaaatgtgtatacctTATCTCCTTTAACTCGTACAACTCCATAAAATACCTATTAGGATTTTCAATCAAAATGTCAGAAAGCTGAAGCTTGCAGAGGCCCCAAAGCTGGGGCTCTTAATCTCTGTGAGAGCTCTCCCTTTCCTTGGGGTTTGCAGGTAGGCCTGTATCTTTTTATCTGCCTAATGTTGTCCTGTTTTTTGTGTTAAAATGAATCATAAAGACCACCGATGTCAAGGAAAGTGAATTTATAGCCGAAGGAGCAGTTGCACGTGGCCCAAGAATTGTGGAAAGACAACAATCTACCTGCAAGGAGACAGACTGGCCCTTCTGTGCTGATGAAGACTGGGTGAGCAgcgggaggagggacagagggaatgggagaatcCTTCCCCGTGGTGCTAGAATTGTGCAAGGGCTGACCCAGTAGGTCAAGAAAACTCTCCCAATAGGAATAATCTAATAACTCATTACATgtaaaaatcaagaagacaaaTGGAAAGCAACCTCACCCTGAGAGCACTATTTAAATTACCTCCCAAACTCTGGGTCATTAGGGAGATTAATAGTTTAGATTTTAGTTGCATGTTCAGATAAATCCCAGAAACCTGAGTGTTATGGCCTCAAGATTTGGTGGGGGCTTAATTTATGGTTAAGTGGACCATGTTACAGAATTTCTCTACGACTTCTAACTGGTCCTCTCAAACTACTCTTAAGTCAATAGATGATCTGAAGatattgggggaggaggggacagtgggGACTGTATGGAAACCTTCAAAATTGTACTATATCCAAGATATAgacttttaatatactttttccTCTTCACTTCCAGAACTACAGATGCCCTTCTGGCTGCAGGATGAAAGGGTTAATCGATGAAGTCAATCAAGATTTTACAAACAGAATAAATAAGCTCAAAAATTCACTATTTGATTATCAGAAGAACAATAAGGACTCCAATTCATTGACAGGGAATGTAATGGAACTTGTAAGAGGGGATTTTGCCAGCGGTAACAGTAAGCATTACATATTTGGTACTTTGCCTTTATAGCACACAACAACACAGCAATAAAGGCCCTAAATAAATATGCTGTCTTCTTATGGCAACTTCCAATTTTATTCCACAGTACTTAAGATAGAAACACATGCCTTTATGATGTCCCTGAACTTTAAGGAGGGGATTGCTTTTTATAAAAGTTACATTAAAATGTTTGGCTTAGAATTCTTTAATGTCACAAAGTAAGTCAGAATTTTGTATTGAAAACTAGAATTTAAGTGTGTTCTTCTTTTAAGAGTGTATACTGAAAAGAAGATGAGCATAAACTTTTGAGGAGGTAGTATTTCTGTCttacagaggagggaggaaacagaGATCAAGAGACTTACCCAAAGACACAAAGCTATTCATGTGATGGATTAAGATTTCCTTCCACAGACTCCACCAAgctgtctctgttttgttttgttctgtttttccatttaaaatatagaGCTATGTTCTCATTTCTCATAGGACTATGACTATGTCTCATTAGGACTAGGAAACATCGGATTTACTCTGGGCATGGGAAGCACGTTTAGGGAGGCCCTAGCCCCTGAAGCCTGCTTTGACTCTTTATATCATTAGGAGACACTTAACTAATGTAAAGTCAACAGTACAATAGTAATAGCAAGTGAGTGATCCTgtttgacaaaaacaaaaaacaaaacaacaacaacaacaacaacaacaaacccacaaaaaacaccttaggaataatttcagaaatatacGTAGGAAAGAAAACTTCACCATATGAAAGTTCAAGAATATGTTTAAGTTTTTTAACACATGGTTTAAATTATGTTTAAGTCCCTTGGTTaaggaaatgatgaaataatTGAAATGTGATCGAATTTAATCTCctaattataactttaaaattccaaagacatttcttctgcatttatttagAATACTAATAGCTAGTAGAGCATCTTAACTGACAGCTATTGGTGACTAAAGGACATGACATTGTCAAACATCGAATGCCTAATAGATTTGGAACTCATAAATAAAATGTCCAGAGAACAAATTGCtattaaaaggaagaagatgtttataagtaaatttctttcttttgctggcTATGGAAGCAAGTCACTTAGCAGCTCCTTCACTCTCGCTTTTTTCAGATAACGATAATACATATAGCCAAGTGACAGAAGATCTGAGAAGCAAAATTGAGATCCTGAGGCGTAGAGTCGTAGAACAAGTACAGCAAATCCGCCTTCTACAGAAGAATGTCAGGGATCAGCTGGTAGATATGAAACGACTGGAGGTAAGTGCGTGTTTGATTTTGACTccagatttctttgttttggaaTAGCAGGGAAAAGGAAGGCAACAGTCATTTACTAAAGACATACTATATGTAGAGCAAAACGTTAGATCCATTATCCACCTACAGAGTAGGTATTTTTTACCCCCACTctacaaatgaagaagaaaagttcAATGATATTAAGCAAACTTTCCAAGGATACATAGTTAGTAGATTCAAAAGCAAATATTAAGTTCCTGCTTGTCTTGTTCAAGCTCTGACACCGCCGTGCCTCTGGATCTTCAATCTCAGTCTCACTAAGAGTCAATTCATCAGTGTTTCCTTTTGGAGGGAATAGCATCTTACTGATATGTTTTAAGACTAAGATGAATTCAAATAGCTCCTACTTCTTCTCCAGGCTAACCTTACAATACCTCACATCTCTTCCACTGAGGTTAcgacataaatgaaaaatagagtactgggagcacttgggtggggttaaagcctctgcctttggctcgggtcatggtcttagggtcctgggatcaagcccgcgtcggggtctctgctcggcggggagcctgcttcccccatctctctgcctgcctctctgcctgcctctctgcctgcttgtgatctctgtctgtccaataaataaataaacacatcttttaaaaaatagagtattgGTTGGTAGGTCTCCACCTCAAAGAAATGAATCtagtttccaaaaaataaattaactgcttAGAAATGAACagtttctaataatttctttttatcaacctcttttctttctctttctccccctcttagGTGGACATTGATATTAAGATCCGATCTTGTCAAGGGTCATGCAGTAGGGCTTTGGAACGTAGGACAGATCTAAAGTACTATGAAGATCAACAGAAGCAACTTGAGCAAGTCATTGCCAAAGACTTACTTCCACCTAAAAACAGACAACAATTACCACAGCTGAAAATGAGCAGAGCTCCAAATACGCTTCCTGGGGACTTCAAGAGCCAACTTAAGAATGTCCCTCCAGAGTGGAGGGCACTCATGGAAACGCAACAGATGAAAATAACATTCGAGGGGTCTGGTAGAGATGGGAATACCCGAGGAGACACTGCATCTCATGGAACAGGATCAGTGCCTGAAAACCCCAGGAACCCTGGGAGCTCCACACCAGGAAGTTCTGGCACTTGGAACGCTGGGAGCACCCGGCCTGACAGTGATGGCAGTTGGAGCTCTGGGAGCACTGGGACGACCAGCAGCAGCTCTTGGAGCTCTGGGAGCTCTGTGAGCACTGGCACTTGGAATGCTGGGAGCACCGGAACTGGCAGTACTGGTCCTTGGAGCCCTGGAAGTTCTGAGTCTGGAAGCTTTAGGCCAGATAGCGTAGGGCATGGGAACTCCAGGCCTACCAACCCAGACTGGGGCAAATTTGAAGAGGTGTCAGGAAGTGTAACTCCAGGGACAAAGAAAGAGTTCCACACAGGTAAACTGGTCACTTCTAAAGGAGATAAAGAACTTCTTATTGGTAATGAGAGGGTCACCTCT
Proteins encoded in this region:
- the FGA gene encoding fibrinogen alpha chain gives rise to the protein MFSVKIFCLVLSVVGTVWTTDVKESEFIAEGAVARGPRIVERQQSTCKETDWPFCADEDWNYRCPSGCRMKGLIDEVNQDFTNRINKLKNSLFDYQKNNKDSNSLTGNVMELVRGDFASGNNNDNTYSQVTEDLRSKIEILRRRVVEQVQQIRLLQKNVRDQLVDMKRLEVDIDIKIRSCQGSCSRALERRTDLKYYEDQQKQLEQVIAKDLLPPKNRQQLPQLKMSRAPNTLPGDFKSQLKNVPPEWRALMETQQMKITFEGSGRDGNTRGDTASHGTGSVPENPRNPGSSTPGSSGTWNAGSTRPDSDGSWSSGSTGTTSSSSWSSGSSVSTGTWNAGSTGTGSTGPWSPGSSESGSFRPDSVGHGNSRPTNPDWGKFEEVSGSVTPGTKKEFHTGKLVTSKGDKELLIGNERVTSGSGTTTRRSCSKTVTKTVIGPDGRKEVTKEVVNSEDGSDCGDLPHSFAGSLDDLHSRHPDLESFFGTSSTRNIFPGALSPSHREFDSRTHALGSESDIFTHFGASEFPSSGKTSSHSKQFSSSSTTFNRGDSTFESKSYKVASEAGTEEEHETLKGGYTTKRGHAKVRSARDCDDVLQTHPSGAQSGIFNIKLPGSSKIFSVYCDQETSLGGWLLIQQRMDGSLNFNRTWQDYKKGFGSLDDKGEGEFWLGNEYLHLLTLRGSVLRVELEDWAGNQAYAEYHLRVGSEAEGYTLQVSSYEGTAGDALIEGSAEEGTEYTSHADMQFSTYDRDRDQWEENCAEVYGGGWWYNSCQAANLNGIYYPGGSYDPRNNSPYEIENGVVWVPFRGADYSLRAVRMKIRPLVTQ